A window of Acropora muricata isolate sample 2 chromosome 6, ASM3666990v1, whole genome shotgun sequence genomic DNA:
CAAATGGCGGACACTAGAGACTCCATTGAACTGCCTGACTGTGATTATGAGAGTCTACTGGAGTTATTTCGTTTCATTTACAGCGATGAAGTTGAACTAACAGGAAGTAATGTCATGCATGTGTTGTACTTGGCGAAGAAATACTTTGTGTCCTCGCTCGCTGAGAAATGTGCCGAATTTCTACGAAAAAACTTGGATGCTTCCAATGTGTTCACCATTCTTCCACACGCTCAGAAGTTTGAAGATAAAGATTTGGAAAATCGATGTTGGAAAGTAATCGAGATGCACACAGAGGAAGCTGTGACCTCAGATGATTTTGTTGTGATCGATCGATCACTGGTGGAGTCTGTTGTGAAGAGGGAGAAGTTGAATGTCAAGGAAATAGAGTTGTTCAAGGCTGTTAATCGCTGGGCggaaaaaaagattgaaaaccAAGGGATAGCCTCGGATGGTAATGCAAAGAGAGCAATCATTGGAGAGGAGATTGTGAAAGAAATTAGATTTCCATTGATGTCACAAAAAGAATTTGTTAGTTTTGTCGTAGACTCAAACATTTTGAACATGCAAGAAATTGTTAGCATGATAAAGCACTACAATGAGGTGTTGACATCTCCTTTGCCGTATTTGCGGTCTCCAAGGACCGGGGCTTTAAGGGGAGTGTGTCGATTCAACAGATATTGCTCTGGTGGTTGGGGCTGCTTTGGTGACTGCGACTCTCTCGTCTTTAGTGTAGACAAGGATGTCCGTCTTTGTGGAGTTCGACATTTTGGCCGTGAAGGGTGTGAGTATacagtttccatggaaattaaAGATGCAACAAGTAACTTATCTCTGGCAAAAAAGTCTGGAACATATTGCAGTGAAAAAGACTCGGGTGGTATCTATTatggttttgatgttttgattgacACTCCTGTGATCCTAAAGTCAGGAAAGAGATACGAAATCAGATCAATGATCAGTGGTCCACCATCATGGTATGGTGAAAAAGGGCAAGCACGTGTCAATTTTGAAGGGATAAATTTTACATTCAGTAGGTCAGCTTCTCCAGTTTATGGCACTAGTGAGACAGAGGGACAGTTTCCAGTCTTCATCTTTACTGATTCTGGTTAACTACACCATGCATTAATAGATCATTTTCACATGAcagcagtgttctccttttcaggtggtaaccagtaaaatttacaATTTCTAGCATCACTTATTACCATGTAAAATGGGTTGAACTAGTTGAAAATTTAACTGGTGTAAAAAAAGATCATGTACATTTGTTTTGCCATATGCTTATCCTCATATTTCATAAAGAGGGAAGGGCAAAAGTATCTGTATGAAGTATACTAAAATGAGAAATATTAAAGGGAGAACTCTGATGACAGCCATAATGacacaagaaaacaaagaaactgtagccatgttggtaaacaagataTTTCTCACAGACAactgttgaatttttttctttttacaataGCTTTTTTTATAGATATTAGATAGATTACAGTGTTACAAATATAACAGATACTTATTTGCTTTGTAGGGATTACCTCGCAAATATATATGTGAATATTGTTTGACTGCAATAGATACATTCAGCTCtattttcctgcaatttttttgcataaGTAATCAACCACTCATATCATGAAAGGCTGTTAATCACTGGgcggaaaaaaaatattgaaaaccaAGGGATAGCCTTGGATGGTAATGCAAAGAGAGCAATCATTGGAGAGGAGATTGTGAAAGAAATTAGATTTCCATTGATGTCACAAAAAGAATTTGCTACTTTTGTCGTAGACTCAAACATTTTGAACATGCAAGAAATTGTTAACATGATAAAGCACTACAGTAAGGTACTGGCATCTCCTTTGCCGTATTTGCAGTCTCCAAGGATCGGGGCTTTAAGGCGATTCTGCAGATTCAAGGATTTCAATGGGACGGGCTCATGGGTGTACAATAATGGTGAACCGGATTCTCTCATCCTTAGTGTGGACGAGGACATTAGTCTTCATGGAGTTCAGCATTTTGGCTGTGAAGGGTGTGTGTATacagtttccatggaaattaaAGACAAAACCACTAATCTATCTCTGGTGAAAAAGTCTGGAACATATTGCAGTGAAAAAGACTCGGATGGTATCTATTATGGGtttgatgttttgattgacGTTCCTGTGATCTTAGAGTCAGGGAAGAGATACGAAATTAGATCAATGATCAGTGGTCCACAGTCATGGTTTGGTGCAAAAGGGCAAACACCTATCAATTTTGAAGGGTTAAATTTTACATTCAGTAGGTCAGAGTCTCCAAATAATTGCACTAGTGAGACAGGGGGACAGTTTGCAGTCTTCCTCTTTACTCATTCTGGTTAACTACATCATGCATTATGCTTATCCTCATATTTCATAAAGAGGGAAGGGCAAAAGTATGTGTATGAAGTATACTAAAATGAGAAATATTTTTATCCCATATAATGCACTGAGGAGACCCATAACCAATGATGCCCCCAAGTACTCTacaagtttgaaaaactcttttacctgttTTGCTGGTAAAAAGGGAGAACAGTGATGACAGCCATAATAACAGAAGAACACAAAGAAAGTGTAGccatgttggtaaacaagataTTTCTCACAGAAAACtgttgaaatcattttctttttcaataacTTTTTTTCTATAGACATAAAGAGATTACTGTGTTACAAATATAACAGATACTTAATTGCTTTTAAGGGATTACCTTGCAAATATATATGTGAATATTGTTTGACTGCAATACATACATTCAACTCTACTTTCATGCAATTTTTTGTGACCATGGCTGGATTATTTTTCAAGGCAGCACATCAGTATAAGGCATATTGACACTACCTATGAACAGAAGGATGATTTTCTAAGGCCTAGGTAGCTTTATTGTCAGTGGCGGACATATGGCTTTGTACAAactaaaattgattttattCTTCTTAAACAATAGAaaccaaaggattttttttaaataatcgCATGAGATCATTAGTTTGTTACATTGTAGACTAGAGAATTCCAAGTCAACAAGTTGATGTTGCATTTAATTTTTCTCACTTGATCAGTTTGATGATTGGTGTTGTAAACTTGTGATTCTTGGTGAGACAGAAAATGGATTAAACTTTGGATTGGCAATACCCTAACGCCAAAGGAGTAGTCCTGGTGAGAGGCGTCCATTCAACGGGATGATCAGATTCCATCAGTGTCctcgttcttgacttttcttcgcccgaATTTTTTTCTCGCTCGTTTAGACCTTTTCCCGCCCCctctaactgcccctgggtctccaaGGATGAGAGCAACGGGAAGTACCATGGAACAGAAGGGCCTGAGCTGCCGCCTGAGCTTGAATTAATTGAAGATGAAATCAACCTCGTTcgcagggtcctttctctactatCTCGAAGTAGAAAagggaccctgggaacgaggttgagataaaaaaaatttcgctcCGTAATTCAAAAGGTTTCCGCTCTgaccacaggcaccccaagctcacaacgcgattatatatcatctagtaagagagtttaatggtgaaaagagttaaaaattaagttaagttgagaaactgaacgtctttctctcgcaataaactttccctaccgcaaatatgttgttcacttttgttttgtgtcaattcattacccattgccgatatagtgaaatccgtactcgtttatactctctcaagcgaagcgaaggctgcacactcgtcacctccgggagggtgtcaatggggttaaccgtcaaccgtcaaatggccttaaaattaaccgtcaaccgtcagaaacggaatatttttaccgtcaaccgtcaaatgagcgagccaaaattagccgtcaaacttctcagatatccttcaacgatcgagaccgattgacttaaataaggtcaactcatgccgttaataactGATCGTTTTAacatatcacagaaatgcatatttgtgcttgttagtctcgagtaaaagcgacagaactgacttccgccggctcacacttccggtgtcgttaaacgtcagtcttcacgggtcacatgacctcgctatcgctgttcgtttgctcttacaaagcccgatgtctaggatgtgaaggcggtcattagcatatatcgaagaggggaggaaaaccgatcgagagatacgaagcgtgcatttcagtcactgaagacagtataaaacaaggtatcgacaattttaaaaacacctagccgactttctgggactcaaagagcaagctaaaaaacttggcctcggctcatttgacccaagactttaccgtctggtgaagggaaacggtaagacagaaaattacagcattctaacacgggttttgctaaaagcaggtccgcggcccAGCGGCTCGACTGCCCGGCGGCCTGGCGGCCTAGTTCtaattttccacaatttttttgcccagcggtaaatccacgcgcatgcacagatctgcatcgggtttgggcgtgcaaactttgaatttggttaccattttcataatcatttgaatccttttcgatcctttctttcagtggttgttgttaagtgaaaaacgttgtcattctctgtttattcgtctgttgacagaaccctatagagaggaagtgcattgtcaaacgattcaaatggttaaatggtaaacgaattcaaaccagagttaatattaactattaACTCTGTTCAAACtaaccgtcgtccatgttcacgcccaaacccgatgcaggtctgtgcatgagcgtggatttaccgctgggcaaaaaactgtggaaaatcctgGACTAAGCCGCGGGCGGCCGAGCCAGGCCTTTgggctggcgggccgctcgcgggccgtgggctacGGGCCGCGGGTgtgctttttgcaaaactcttcaaacacagcagatgcttgacttagagttgcctcaaattttggccggtgagagcgatagcgagctaaataatgagtatactattcattctcgttgaacactgaactaatattataaaaatcacagcacggaaaggctgtttaaataatcagaatagtgaagttataagtcactttgacagaaattgtgcttcatttgtatttcttctattattctatttcgtccagcggtaagggaggtgatgtaagtacgctaataacacacatagttgccatagttgaagaccaataacctcatttttaatgcacaaattataggattaaatccagtattcaaatacgagaaaaaacatatcgttttattaaaacttacagtcaaatttgggtttaaattcgtgttataaacgttattccaaaaaattaaccgtcaaccgtcaaatgacctaaaatttaaccgtcaaccgtcaaaacgacttatttttaaccgtcaaccgtcaaccgtcaaagggaccccccccattgagaccctcctccggagccgaacatcactccacaatttcAGGCCTCAAGGAATGTATTCCGTAGGTCAGAGGAGGGAAATTTCGCACATGCGCATTATCAACACTCGTGACGGTTATCTTGCTGTACGAAAAGTTATGCTTATTTGcgtgtttattttcttttctaagaGGCAAACTTCTTGACATCTTCGAAAGAAAAGTAAGATAATGGTTGAAGATCGAAATTTCTACCGTTGTAAATTTAGATTTTCTCCTCCGAAAGTGATACAAATTCTAATTTTACCATCTCGAATGCTTATTGTTAATTTACGTGGTGTTATGGAAAAAATTCGAAACGGTGAAGTTTAAGCCCAGTTATCCAGTTTTTCAGTGGTCAAGTTGTATTGATTGTGATTGAATCCCTGTCGAGTTATTTCCCTTTTCTTCACGCGCGCTGGAGTCGATCTGGTCGTGAAGAATAGAATCACGCTTTGGATCAGAGGAAGATGTTCGCGAAGTGAATGAAGTCGACATAAATATAATTTGGCAAGGTAAGAACCATGTTTTTGACTAGGACAAAGTAAGTTTCAAAATTAGCTGACGGGTTTCCTGgttattcttttgtctgtcCGTTTCTCATTGAATACAGTGTAAATATGTAAACATCCTGGTACATGAAGTTAAGAACTTTTATTGtagaacaaaattaaatttgagcAATTGAACCTGACTCTTACTTTTAGTAGtcataattaaattttcacaattgaTTTGTTTGGTTCCTCTGTTTCAATCTGCCACTCTTTCCTCAGTTTTCAGTAAAAGGTACAAGCTACACTTTTGTTAAAACATTATAATTTCTGAGTTTATGTTTACAAATACACACAGCACAGAAATTTGTCCGATTGAAAACCAGACTGCGGTGTGCCAAGTAATGCAAAGTAGAgtggtttaattttgtttcaagacaAATTCATCGCTTCTGTGTTATGTTCATTTCATTACATTTGTAAGAGCCACCCCTCACAAGCCTCATTCTTCATGAATAGGTAGAGGTGTCAGGGAGATGTTTCTGTGGATTTCCAAAGAAGAGCCAGTATTGAGTGGTGTTACTGACAGTAGACCCGGAAGGTTTTCAATAAACTTCCTGCATTCCAGAGGTAAGTCATGTGCCGGAAGCTCCTCACCATGACCCCATACTGTAAGTGCTGCTAGAAGCATTAGACTGGGCACCTGATCATTGGTACGAAGTCCCTGAAGTGCTGTTGGTCTAAATGACCTCTGTTCTTCCAAATAAATAGTCCCTTTAGTTGAAGCTTTCCATGGGAGTTCTAGCTTCCTTCCTTCATCCTTAAGGGATTTGATGATAGCTGACATCTGTTTGTTTGGTTTCTTCTCCTCCCAAGCCTTCGTATAAACATCCTTTGCTGTAAGAGGGCCCCTGTCCACATTTCCTTTTTGGATCTTTTTGAGATTCTTTCTTGCTTCTTGGAGAAGCTCTGTGTTGAGCAGCTGCCCATAGGCCCTCATTCTTCTTTCATGTATGTCCCTTGCAGCCACAGTGGTTCTGCCATTGCTTTTTCCACTGTGGAGAATATTCTCCACAAACGTTATTGATGCCTGTTTTGAAAGTTCAGATAAATTGTCATGAAGATAAAGCTGGGAAAGGTTGAATTGTCGCTCAGCAATGACATTGTTCACTGGCAGGCTAAAGATGTGCTTGGCATAAAATTCAAGTAGTTGGGGGGTGGACTCCTTGTTAATTAAAAACCTTTCATGTGATGTTGCCACTGCTTTAATCTCATTTAGGAGTTGAGGTTGCTTTAAATTCCAAACATTGGCCCACTTAACTAGACCAGCTTTGTCCTTAGACACCAGAGTGTAAATGCTCTCTCCATAAACACACACATTTTTAATAGGCATGTTGCCTGGTTTTCTTTCCAAAGGTATGTCAAGGACCCTCAGTACAGATGACCAGAATGAACTTTGGAATTCTTGATCAGCTCCCATTCCAAACAGCTTGGAAAAGGACAACCACTCTGTACCATGGTCTTTAATTACCTTCAGGGCTTCCTGTAACATGGGCCTTTCGGTTCCTGGTTGAAGTGTTTAATGGCTGCTGGGTCCTTCAGGGACAATTTGACTTGCTCTTCAGTTAAAGGAAAATACTTCGATGGGGACATAAGCATTTTACTCAGTGTTTCATTGTGTTTGAGGACAATTGCAGGCCACAAACGAGCAAGGTATCCACTGGAAAAGCCAAGTTCATTGTCACTTGCTTGTGATGCATTAAGAGATGGAATGATGAACTTGTCCAGGAACTCAAATAAGAATTTGATTTCCACTTGTATCAGTGGACAGGAATAAAGCTTAATGACATTTTGCCATACTGCACTGTGGCTATCTGACTTTGGCATCCTCTCTAGTATGCGCTCAGCAAGCTGAAGACAGGCTTTGCCATACTTGAAGTACCACTGAAGGGTCTCGTAGTAGTATGTCCACCTGGTGTCAATAAAGGACTGTGGAAGGGGTGGCTCTTTACTTAAAATTCCAAGTGAAACATACATTGCCTTGTACTGGCTTGGGCGTTCATGGTGGAGCCAGGATATCTTATATAACAGTTGTAACACATGGTTATTATTCATGTCACCCTTAGCCCCAAACCCTGCTTGGCACATTCTTCTCAACATGATGTTAAGAATGTGGGGGTAACATCccacaaaaaacatttccttCCCAAATGCTTTACTGTTGTTGGCAATCAAGCCATTTGATTTACCCTTTTGGGTAGAGGCATTGTCCCCGACCAAGCCGGAGACATTTGAAATGCCGAAAGTGTCATGAACAACATGATAATCGACGTCTGATTGGTGTTTCCCTGACCCAGAAGCTACAATACTATTTGCAAGCACATATGCCCTTGGTTTGTGTGTTTCTTGACACCATGTGTGTACCCCTACAATATGCCTTTCTTCCCCCCCCTTTGTTGGAATCATCACTCCAGATGTGAAAATCATACTTGCTGTTTCTAAATCTTTTCAGTAGAATTAGTTTGTCTGCCTCTCCTAAGAGAACATTCCAGTCAGACAAAGTAGTTGGGGAAACAACAAGATTTGCAGGAGGGCTACAatcaaataaaatattgaaaattagATGAAAGGCAATTGGTGTCTTTTGACTAGATAAAAGACATGCATGCTGTAAGTATCGAATGCAGGCCATAAACATTGCAGTTCTCTGGTTTGCTCCATTCTTCCCATGGGCAAATGTGTCTGCCAGGGAATACTTGGTATTAACAACTttgagtttttctttcagttggtttttcagttttgttgtgGCAGATTTTGCACCCCTCAGTTTgttagtgatttcttttttcttcaatgatgtgatctttaaataattttcctttcttgtaacTCGTTTTTTTAGACTCAAATTCTCTCTTATCAAATCgatattctttcttttcagaaatactgcaaacaagagaaaagaaacaagtaTCAATATAGTGTCCTTAAGTCAAAATAACAGAGGAAGCAAATAGCTTATAAGAgctaattaaattttttcatgtaccTTAGTGCAAGGGTCAGTGAGAGTTGGGCAATTAACAAGCTATGTTTATTATAAGTATAAACTTTTTTGTTGTCGATGCCAGCTTTAAAATGCAATGGTACAAAAACTATTCAAAGCAGAATTCGGCCCATTTTAGCTGAACGTGTTATAAAATATATCTAGAAGGAAAATAGAAAGTACGCAAAGAAAAGTGAACTAATATTTGAGACGACGGAAACCAGCAATTCGTCAATAATTTTGGAGTCGATGAAGAGTGAAAGCGTCTCCCTAAGTGGTCCGCATATCctttgttataaaaaaaaaaaaaaggttttcagaAGTCTTTCTTTGCACTTTAAATGTCTCAATGCTAAAGAGATCTCTGCCTCGGTCATTATTTAAAatgcctaattttttttttttttatgagctCCGCGAATGTATTTTGTGTGGAAGTAACAGCGAAATCGAGTTGCgtaagttttattttcatgccCACGTATTATATTTCTACATGGCGAATTGGCTTTCAATTATTTGGCGAATTTCTACAAAACTTGTCAGTAAAGCGCTATGGTTAATGTTCGGTAACCAATTGCTTCgctttgaaaaaatatatattcttTAAGTTAGGCATTTTATCcatatttaaatttatttgctGTAGCTATAACATTTAAAAACCACGGGAATTCAAAGCCTTTAATAGTCTTGACAAATTTCGACAAACAAGATCCGCGAAGTTTAATTTCATCACATTACTTTGTTTTGCTAAAATCGGAAACCCGTTATTTATcgaaaataatgaaaatgaacGATAAGGATcgagactgaaaaaaaaatgcgccGAACAATGAAGGTAAGAAAGCATGAAaataattacaaaaacaaataagttGTCGTCTTTCATGTAGTATTGTACACACTAAAAAAAGTGGGCTTGGTGCTTCCTTTTATAATACTATTAGAAAAttggagaagaaaaagaaagttaagCAAGATGTGAATTTTGTCGATACTTACTCAAACTTTTTCGGAGTGTCTGAATCGTCCTCTTCAGGTTTGCGTTTTCTGTAGTCAAACGTTTACAATCATGGGACAGTTTTTCGATCTTTTCTAGATCGTTTACAGCTTTAAGAAAATCTTTCGGTTTAGAGCTGTCTGTCGATGAGCCTTCAAAGCTGATATTGGACctcttttcgttttcttccatctttgtttttactttcttcGCCGGCTGGTATTCACCAGAAAACTGTCCACCGTGAAATTTTCTGCGCCCCATATTCGGCCAACATTTTTAACGCAACTTTCGTAACTTTCACGTaaacaattaagaaaaagagCCTGCGATTGCTAGACGACAGCAGTTGTTCGTGGTAAAATATTCGGCGC
This region includes:
- the LOC136920154 gene encoding BTB/POZ domain-containing protein 6-B-like — encoded protein: MIKHYSKVLASPLPYLQSPRIGALRRFCRFKDFNGTGSWVYNNGEPDSLILSVDEDISLHGVQHFGCEGCVYTVSMEIKDKTTNLSLVKKSGTYCSEKDSDGIYYGFDVLIDVPVILESGKRYEIRSMISGPQSWFGAKGQTPINFEGLNFTFSRSESPNNCTSETGGQFAVFLFTHSG
- the LOC136919907 gene encoding BTB/POZ domain-containing protein 6-like — its product is MATVQENWQINCTSISQRTKYIFNSALLSDVKFIVPVSNGKSESKVIPAHKLVLAISSSVFFAMFYGQMADTRDSIELPDCDYESLLELFRFIYSDEVELTGSNVMHVLYLAKKYFVSSLAEKCAEFLRKNLDASNVFTILPHAQKFEDKDLENRCWKVIEMHTEEAVTSDDFVVIDRSLVESVVKREKLNVKEIELFKAVNRWAEKKIENQGIASDGNAKRAIIGEEIVKEIRFPLMSQKEFVSFVVDSNILNMQEIVSMIKHYNEVLTSPLPYLRSPRTGALRGVCRFNRYCSGGWGCFGDCDSLVFSVDKDVRLCGVRHFGREGCEYTVSMEIKDATSNLSLAKKSGTYCSEKDSGGIYYGFDVLIDTPVILKSGKRYEIRSMISGPPSWYGEKGQARVNFEGINFTFSRSASPVYGTSETEGQFPVFIFTDSG